In Lachnospiraceae bacterium, the DNA window CGCTTCATGTTCAAAACCTCCTGTTTTCTAAAATGGATCTATTTTTCCTGCAATCTTTTGTATTTTCGTATTAATGTTTATTATTAATGCTTTTTATTAATACTCTTTTAATACAAATCTTCCAACTACCATACGGCAGATCTCAGAAGTTCCTTCACCGATGGTTAAAAGCTTTGCGTCGCGGTACATACGCTCTACCTGATATTCGTCACAAAGGCCATATCCGCCCATGATCTGAAGACCCATATCACATACACGTACACACATTTCAGAACAGAACATCTTTGTCATGGTTGCTTCTTTGCTGAATGGAAGTCCGTTGTCACTCATACGTGCTGTATTGTAAAGCATTGCACGGGCTACATCGATCTCTGTTGCCATTTCTGCTAATTTGAATGCGATCGCCTGGTTTTCGCAGATTGGCTTTCCAAAAGTAACTCTTTCCTTGGAGTATTTAGCTGCACGCTCTAAAACGCCCTGTGCCATACCAACTGCTACTGCGGAAATTGCTACACGGCCATCATCTACGCACTTCATAAACAGTGGGAAGCCTCTGTTTAATTCACCTAACAGATTCTCTTTTGGAATACGGACATCTGTAAAGGTCAGTGGGCATGAATAGGAGCTTCTATTGCTCATCTTCTGCTCTGGCTTTCCAACCTCCAGACCAGGAGTTCCTGCTGGCACGATAAATACGGAAATACCTCTGCTTCCTTTTGCTTCCATATCAGTCTTTGCTGCTACTAAGAAGGTAGCTGCATATGGGCTGTTTGTGATAAAAGCCTTGCTTCCGTTGATGACCCACTCATCGCCTTCTAAAACAGCCTTGGTACGGATCTGTCCTGCATCAGAACCGGACTGAGGCTCTGTCAGTGCAAATGCACATAAGCCTTCACCCATAGCTGCAGGAGTAAGGAATTTACGTTTCTGCTCATCGGTACCTGCAATAGCAATAGGAGTGCTTCCTAAAGATGCATGAGCATCGATAATAGAAGCTAAAGATGCAGAATGTCTTGCGATCTGCTCAATAACAAGAACATTGCTTAAGTGATCCATTCCTGCACCGCCGTATTCTTCTGGTGCGCAGATTCCTAAAAATCCCATTTCCGCACACTGTTTTACCTCTTCCTCCGGAAATGCGTGACGTGCATCTAAATCTGTAACTGTTTCAGCAACTACTTCATCTGCGAATTTTTTCGCCATCTCCTGAATACTTAACTGGTCCTCTGTTAATCCATATTTGTTGCTCATAAAATAAACCTCCTCCAAAATTCTGTTATTTGATTGTTTCTGTTAATTTTCCAGCCATTTCCTTTAACCGGAATTTCTGTACTTTTCCCGTAGATGTACGGGGCCAGTCCCCATTTTTTAAATAAAAGAAATATTTAGGTACCTGGAATTTTGCCAGGTGCTCTTTGCTATAGTTTTCTACCTTTTCCCTGTTTTCCTTTGTGTCCTCATGTAACTGGATAAATGCAGCTCCCACATAACCATGTTTCTCATCCGGAACTCCCACAACAGCAGCACTGCTGATCTGGGGACAGTTTCCAAACACATCTTCCAAAAACTTAGGAGATACATTTTCCCCGTTTATCTTATACATATCGTCTACACGGCCGGCTAAAACAAGATATCCATTTTCATCAAAGTAGCCGCAGTCTCCGGTCTTGAACCAGCCATCTTCAGTAAAGACCCGCCTGTTTGCTTCCTCCCGGTTAAAGTAGCATTTCATTACTACGCTTCCCTTACACCAGAGTTCCCCAACTTCCCCTGGTCTGCAGTCTTCTCCCGTTTTCTGGTCTGCTACACGGTAAGCGATCTGATGTCCGCCATAAGCCTTTTCCCCGCTGCAGCCGCCAGGAAGCAGTTTCCCAACTCTGCTTTCAAGGATCTCATCCCCGTCATCAGGGGCAGTCTGCATGGATGCCCCGCATACTTCTGTCATCCCATATCCGGTGATCACATCAGATACACCAAGGTATTTTCTGATGGACGGCCATACCCAGGAAGGACATACAGCTGCAGAACAGTACACTGCATGAAGCTCCGGAAGCTCTACAAAATTTTCTTTCAGATAACTGATCAGTGACATCATCTGTGCCGGAACGCTTAAGATGTCATTTGCACCTTCAGCTTTCATAAACTGTAAAACAGGCTCCGCTGCAAATTTACCACGGCGGAATAACACAGCTCCTCCCACCAGTATGGCTGCCAGCATCCCTTCTACATATCCATAAACATGAAACATGGGAAGGGGGATGAAAATACGCCGCCCCTTCTCAAATCCTCTGTTTAAACAGCTGGCATAGGCACTTCTCATCAGCATATCATGGGTAAGTACCACACCTTTTGGTGCCTTCGTGCTTCCTGATGTATAAATGATATCTGACGGATCATGAGCGTATTCAGATCCCCTTCGCAGGGAAAGGATCTCTCCTTTTCCTGCTGCAAGGAAATCAGCCCATTCTTTCGTAGATACACTCATATGACAGTCTGCCTGAGGCAATGTGACAACTAATTTTAAAGCTGTCTCGTTTTTTTCAAGATCAATATGACAACCTGTGATCAGATACTGAGACTGGGACTGTTCCAGTACAAACCCCAGTTCTCTGGCAGAAAGGGAAATGTTTACAGGTACCTTTACCGCGCCTATGGCATTGACTGCCAGAGCTACAAATACCTGTTCCGGGCAGTTTTCAATCTGCATAGCCACATGTTCACCAGGCTTTACACCTATGGCTGCCAGCCCTTTTGCCACCTGAAGGACTTTTTCCTTTGTTTCTTTATAGGTGAACCGCTCTCCGGGACTTACAATAAAGTCCTGATCCGGGAAACGCTCTGCTGTCTCCTCAAAAAAGCCCCATATGGTTTTTTCCTGCCAGAAAGGATATAGCGCTTCAAGCTCTCTGATCCGGTCATCCCTGTATCCTTTCATATCTATCTCCTGTCTGTTTTCTATCACCCAATAGGATACATGATACTTGCCAGAACAATTGCCTCTATCAGGATGATAATAGAACCTACTACTGTAATAGCAAACAGATGCTTATAGCCTTCCTTATGGGTCAAACCGCAGCATGCAAGTACAGTAACCATAACGCCGTTGTGTGGCAGGGAATCCAGTGTGATGCAGGCTGCTGATGCGATCTTGTGAAGGACACCAGGATTTATACCCATTTCCAGGTATCTTGGAGCCAGTGTTTCCAGAGCCAGTGTCAGACCGCCGGAACCGGAACCGCATGCGCCAGACAGCAGTGCAGTACCAAGTGAGAAGGAGATCAGTGGAGAACCTCCCATGCTGGTTGCTACGTTTACAAGAGTGGTATAACCTGCTGTCAGTTTTGCAACACCGCCGAAACCAACAACTGCAGAAGTTGCTACAATAGCACCCATAGCGTCACTGACGCCACAGTTAAGGATCTCGATCTTATTATCGATCTTATCCCAGTAAAGGATAGCGATGGAGATCCATCCCATTAACAGAGTGTACAGTACGTTTACGCCAAAGAATAACGGAATAACTACCAGTGCCAGCGGGATAAATGCGATGGCGCCGTTTCCATGCTCTTTCTGCTCATATTCTGCCATCATTTTAAGGGTTGCTGCGTCTGCACTGAAGTGCTCGCCTTTTTTACGTGCAACTTTTTCCTGCCATAAGCAGTAGAACAGTGCCAGCAGGAAGAAGGAACCTGCGATGATCGCGGAATATACAGGAAGGACTGTTGCAGATGTTCCCAGATATTTTACAGGGATATTGTTTACAACAGATGGAGAACCAGGTCCTAAGTTTACAGCCGTAAAGGAACCTGCTGCTACGATCGCCGGGATCAGATGTCTTGGAAGATCAGCCTTCTTAAACATATTTAATGCGATCGGATACATAACGAATACGATAACGTAGCAGGATACACCACCGTAGCTTAAGATCAGTGTGGTAACACATAAAACTGCAATGGTGAATTTTGTACCCAGCTTGGAAGTTAAAAGATTTGCCAGGTCTTCTGCACCGCCGCCTAACTGCATAGCCTTACCAAAGCTTGCACCCAGGAAGATCAGTGGCCAGTAATTCTTGATATAGCCCACAAATGCTTCCATGTAATCATTTGTAAGACAGTTATAAATATTTAAGCCTGACATCAGTGCCATTAAACCGGTACAAACGATCGCTGAAACTGCGATATTAACCTTTTTCCAGATCATGATAACCAGCACGATCAACGGAATGATAATTGCCAATACACTTAACATATGTATTTCCTCCTATAAGAGAAATATTTACCCCATTTTTTTGTTTAACTGTTTTGCTCCAAAACATAATGCCGCTGCCAGAATACTGCATACTGCAGCAAAAATAAATGCACCGGAATAATTTCCTGTAGATGACTTAATGGCTGTTGCCACATTTGGTCCTACAATAGAAGCAATGCCGTATCCGGTAAAAATAATGCTGTAATTGATACCATTGTATTTTGCTCCAAATGTATCAGAGCTTAAGGCTGAGAATGTAGCTAATGTTCCACCAAAGCATACGCCGGTGATAACGATCGCTGCCACAAAAGCCGGGAATGTAGATACACTGGATAAAAATACCATGTCCAGAGCACATAAAAGCATAACCCCTATTACTACTTTATGACGCCCAAGAACATCGGAAAGGGAACCAAGAGCCAGTCTGCCCACAAAGTTGGCAACTGCCATGATACCCACTAAAAGTGCTGCCTGTGCCGCTGTGATACCTGCCACTTCCTGGCCGATCCTGGAGGCATGTCCGATGAGCATCAGACCTGCTACAGAAGCACATAAAAGTGTTGCCCATAAAAGATAACATCTTGGATCCTTTAACATTTCCCGCCATGTTTTTCCTTCCCTTGCAGCCTGGGCTGCTGCCGGTGTATATCCTTCCGGTTTCCAACCGGCCGGCGGACCGTCTATGTACCAGGATGTTGCCAGTGAAACAACTAAGAACATTCCGCCTACCAGGCGAAACGCTGTCATTACATTAAACCGGGTCAGTAAGAAATTAGCTAACGGTGCAACGATCAGGGATGCCATTCCGCAGGTTCCCACTGCCATTCCGGAAGCAAATCCCTTTTTGTCCGGAAACCAGCTGACAGCTGTTACAACACCTGGATTATAGCCAAATCCGGAGGCACAGCCTGCAAGGATACCGAAGCTTGCATACAGCATAATGATACTTCCTGCCATTCCTGTTGCAAACCAGCCAAGTCCCCACATAATACCGGCTGCGATCATCAGCTTTCTGGCTCCGAAACGCTGCAGCAGCATTCCTCCTACCAGTCCCATTAAAGCCACACACATAAGCATAATGGAATAAGCTACTGTTACCTTGCTGTAATCCCAGCCCATGTAATTTGCCAGTTCACCGGAAAATGCACTCCATGCATATACGCCTCCGAAACAAAAGGTGTTGCAGCAAATGCAAAAAAGCATGATCCAGCGATTTTTTTGCTTTTTCATTTCCATAAACCATTAACCTTTCAGAGGGATCAGACCCATTTCTTTTGCTTTTGCAAGAAGTTCATCCCTGAATTTCGGATGAGCAATCGCGATCAGATTTTCTGCTCTCTGTCTTACGGTCTTATAACGCAGTGGAGCAATACCATATTCTGTTACAATATAGTCTACATCATATCTTGGAACCGTTGTAATATTTCCAGGCTGGAAATATGGTACGATCTTGGAAATGGTGTCATTCTTTGCTGTAGAATTCAGTGCGATAATGGATTTTCCGCCTTCACTGATCTGTGCACCACGCACATGGTCTAACTGGCCGCCGATGCCGCTGTACTGTCTTCCATTTACTGTTTCGGAATTGACCTGTCCCTGAAGATCTACTTCCAGACAGCCGTTAATAGATGTCTGCTTGTAGTTCTGACCGATGACATATGGATCATTTACATAATCAACCGGCTGCATCTGGAACATTGGGTTATGATCAATGAATTTATAAAATTCTTCGCTTCCTGCTGCCTGTGCTCCAATACAGATACCAGGATTTAAGGTCTTTCTCTTGTTGGTGATAACTCCTGCTTTTACCAGCTCCATCATGGCCTCTGTCAATGTCTCAGAATGGACACCCAGATCCTTTTTGTCCATCAGGTTGCGGGCAATCGCATCTGGAAGCATTCCAATACCTAACTGAATGGTTGCGCCGTCTTCAACCAGGCTTGCGCAGTAATCTGCGATCTTCTGGATCTTTTCATTTGGCTCTGCCCTGCCGATGATGTATAAAGGCGCTGTCTGCTCTACAATGTAATCTGCCTTTGCCAGTTCAAACATTCTTCCTTCTACGAAAGGCAGATCCGGATTGACCTGGGCAATGATGCGGTCTGCGGTTCTTGCTGCCGGTTCTGTAAAGCAGCAGGTATTTCCAAAGCTGCACATACCATCTTCATTTGGAGGTGTTACCTGGATAAATGCCCAGTGTGGATTTAAATCAGGATTTTTTGCAAACATATCCGGCCAGTTGTGGAAATTGGTTCCTCCCAGATAATCTACTCTTCCTGCATGATAAGCCGGTCTTGATTTTGGTCCGATGAAAAGGGAAATATGGTGGAAATGTCCTTCGTATTTCTCTTCCAGATATTCATTTGGTCCCGGACTCATACCGTGGATAATGATTACATTTTCCAGTTCTTTATAACGTGCAACCAGTGCATCTACCAATGCAGGCGGTTCTCCGATCCAGTCAGCAAATATGATTTTTTCTCCGGATTTAACATGGCTGACTGCTTCTGCTGCAGTGGTCATTTTATCTTTATATTTTTCGCGCCAATCCATTATTTCAACTCCTGTTTTTCTATTTTTGATCTCAAATTAGAATAAGCTGTTTCCGCCGTCTTCGATCCAGGTCTGACCTGTACAGTAGGAAGCTTCATCAGAGCCTAAGAATAATGCTACGGAAGTTGCCTCATCCGGCTCACCAAAACGTCCCATAGGAATGTTTCTTAAGAACATTTCACATCTTTCAGGATTTAATCTGGTTCCCTCTGTCAGTCTGGTTGCATGGGTTCCTGGTCCGAATGCACAAACGCGGATTCCATATTTTGCCATTTCCAAAGCTGCGAATTTGGTGAACATGGTAACGCCGCCTTTACTTGCGGAGTAAGCACCTGTATTTGGAGAAACGATCAGGGATGCTACGGAACTGGTATTTACCACAACTCCCTTAATTCCCTTATCTACCATGTGTCTTAATACTGCCTGAGATACAAAGAATGTACCATTTAAGTTGATATCAATGACTTTGCGCCACTGCTCTTCGGTGCTGTCTAACAGAGACTGGCGTCCGATCACACCTGCAATATTAAACAGAGCGTCAATGTGCCCAAAATGCTCGATCACAGCTGCGATAGCTGCGTCAACATTTGCCTTGGATGATACATCACATGGAACTGTAAACACTTTGTCTTTCTTATCCCCAAATTCCTTGTCCAGTGTATCCTGCTCCAGATCCAGAGCACCTACTAAAGCACCTTCTTCTACTAATCTGTTTACCAGATTTAACCCCAAGCCGTTGGCAGCCCCTGTTACCACACAAACTTTACCTACGTAGCGATGATGTTCATAATGCATAAAATAACCCCTCCTATAAATTTTGTTGTACGAAAGAACACATGATCTAAAACATTTCGTCATTTTTTTGTCAATCAAATGTTCCAGACGCCTGGTCTTTCTGTAACCGTCAACTACATTATCACTAAATATTAAAAGCAATTATCGTGCCATCTTTTGTATTTTCTAATCTTTATGTATTGTTTACTTTTGATCTTTGTTCTTAGAAACCTTTGGTTTATCTACGTTTTTGTTATTTTTTTATCGTTTTTATAAAAATTTTATTTTTTCTTTTTTAACTGTTCTGCATATTTTTTATGCTTGTTTCTAATTTCTTTTATTGACTTTTTTCAATAACTATACTAAATTTAAGATATAAATTGAAATAATTCAATTATTATCTTAAGAAAAATCATGTTTGGAACATACAAACCATACAATAACAAACCGAAAGGACATTTATATGGCTGCCAGATCACCTCATATACGGATGCGGGATGTTTCCCGTGTCTATGATGCTTTGGAACTTGGGATCATTATCGCTGACGGAAACGGGACAATCATCTGGGGAAACCGGTATTACAGCAGTCTCGCCCAATTTGATATCAGGGATTATTTCGGTCAGAATGTGCGAAAGATCTCCCAGCGTGAAGATGTTATACTGCCTACAGAACGGTACATGATCGATACTGTACTGGAAACCAGACAGCAGCAGACCCAGATTGTACGCTATCCCACCCAGGATTATGTACTTACTACTGCCACTCCTATTTTAAATAAAGCCGGTGAGATCGATTACATCATCTATTCAGTGAGCAATTACAGCGATCTGATGCGCCTTCAGGAAAAAGCATCCCAATCCACCATGCGCGCCATGGCCCTGGAATCTCATCTGCGCAATATACAGGTAGACTCCAGCATTGGAAAAGACATTATCATTGCTAATAAAGCCATGTATAACATTTACGGAAAAGCGCTCCGGTTAGCTCCCACCTCTGCTTCTGTGATGCTTACAGGTGAATCCGGAACCGGTAAAGATGTGCTTGCCCGTTTTATCCACCAGAGCAGTCTTCGCAAGCATGAAAACTTTATCCATGTAAATATGGCAACTATCCCAAAGCCATTATTTGAATCTGAGCTATTTGGATACACTCCCGGTTCTTTTACAGGTGCCGCCCGTCAGGGAAAAGAAGGCCTGATCCAGCTGGCTGATAAAGGTACCATTTTCTTAGATGAGATCGGAGAACTTCCTTTAGATATCCAGGCAAAACTTCTCCAGGTGATCCAAAATAAGGAAGTACGGGCCATTGG includes these proteins:
- a CDS encoding acyl-CoA dehydrogenase family protein; this encodes MSNKYGLTEDQLSIQEMAKKFADEVVAETVTDLDARHAFPEEEVKQCAEMGFLGICAPEEYGGAGMDHLSNVLVIEQIARHSASLASIIDAHASLGSTPIAIAGTDEQKRKFLTPAAMGEGLCAFALTEPQSGSDAGQIRTKAVLEGDEWVINGSKAFITNSPYAATFLVAAKTDMEAKGSRGISVFIVPAGTPGLEVGKPEQKMSNRSSYSCPLTFTDVRIPKENLLGELNRGFPLFMKCVDDGRVAISAVAVGMAQGVLERAAKYSKERVTFGKPICENQAIAFKLAEMATEIDVARAMLYNTARMSDNGLPFSKEATMTKMFCSEMCVRVCDMGLQIMGGYGLCDEYQVERMYRDAKLLTIGEGTSEICRMVVGRFVLKEY
- a CDS encoding acyl--CoA ligase; translated protein: MKGYRDDRIRELEALYPFWQEKTIWGFFEETAERFPDQDFIVSPGERFTYKETKEKVLQVAKGLAAIGVKPGEHVAMQIENCPEQVFVALAVNAIGAVKVPVNISLSARELGFVLEQSQSQYLITGCHIDLEKNETALKLVVTLPQADCHMSVSTKEWADFLAAGKGEILSLRRGSEYAHDPSDIIYTSGSTKAPKGVVLTHDMLMRSAYASCLNRGFEKGRRIFIPLPMFHVYGYVEGMLAAILVGGAVLFRRGKFAAEPVLQFMKAEGANDILSVPAQMMSLISYLKENFVELPELHAVYCSAAVCPSWVWPSIRKYLGVSDVITGYGMTEVCGASMQTAPDDGDEILESRVGKLLPGGCSGEKAYGGHQIAYRVADQKTGEDCRPGEVGELWCKGSVVMKCYFNREEANRRVFTEDGWFKTGDCGYFDENGYLVLAGRVDDMYKINGENVSPKFLEDVFGNCPQISSAAVVGVPDEKHGYVGAAFIQLHEDTKENREKVENYSKEHLAKFQVPKYFFYLKNGDWPRTSTGKVQKFRLKEMAGKLTETIK
- a CDS encoding OFA family MFS transporter, coding for MEMKKQKNRWIMLFCICCNTFCFGGVYAWSAFSGELANYMGWDYSKVTVAYSIMLMCVALMGLVGGMLLQRFGARKLMIAAGIMWGLGWFATGMAGSIIMLYASFGILAGCASGFGYNPGVVTAVSWFPDKKGFASGMAVGTCGMASLIVAPLANFLLTRFNVMTAFRLVGGMFLVVSLATSWYIDGPPAGWKPEGYTPAAAQAAREGKTWREMLKDPRCYLLWATLLCASVAGLMLIGHASRIGQEVAGITAAQAALLVGIMAVANFVGRLALGSLSDVLGRHKVVIGVMLLCALDMVFLSSVSTFPAFVAAIVITGVCFGGTLATFSALSSDTFGAKYNGINYSIIFTGYGIASIVGPNVATAIKSSTGNYSGAFIFAAVCSILAAALCFGAKQLNKKMG
- a CDS encoding acetyl-CoA hydrolase/transferase family protein, with the protein product MDWREKYKDKMTTAAEAVSHVKSGEKIIFADWIGEPPALVDALVARYKELENVIIIHGMSPGPNEYLEEKYEGHFHHISLFIGPKSRPAYHAGRVDYLGGTNFHNWPDMFAKNPDLNPHWAFIQVTPPNEDGMCSFGNTCCFTEPAARTADRIIAQVNPDLPFVEGRMFELAKADYIVEQTAPLYIIGRAEPNEKIQKIADYCASLVEDGATIQLGIGMLPDAIARNLMDKKDLGVHSETLTEAMMELVKAGVITNKRKTLNPGICIGAQAAGSEEFYKFIDHNPMFQMQPVDYVNDPYVIGQNYKQTSINGCLEVDLQGQVNSETVNGRQYSGIGGQLDHVRGAQISEGGKSIIALNSTAKNDTISKIVPYFQPGNITTVPRYDVDYIVTEYGIAPLRYKTVRQRAENLIAIAHPKFRDELLAKAKEMGLIPLKG
- a CDS encoding SDR family oxidoreductase → MHYEHHRYVGKVCVVTGAANGLGLNLVNRLVEEGALVGALDLEQDTLDKEFGDKKDKVFTVPCDVSSKANVDAAIAAVIEHFGHIDALFNIAGVIGRQSLLDSTEEQWRKVIDINLNGTFFVSQAVLRHMVDKGIKGVVVNTSSVASLIVSPNTGAYSASKGGVTMFTKFAALEMAKYGIRVCAFGPGTHATRLTEGTRLNPERCEMFLRNIPMGRFGEPDEATSVALFLGSDEASYCTGQTWIEDGGNSLF
- a CDS encoding sigma 54-interacting transcriptional regulator; its protein translation is MAARSPHIRMRDVSRVYDALELGIIIADGNGTIIWGNRYYSSLAQFDIRDYFGQNVRKISQREDVILPTERYMIDTVLETRQQQTQIVRYPTQDYVLTTATPILNKAGEIDYIIYSVSNYSDLMRLQEKASQSTMRAMALESHLRNIQVDSSIGKDIIIANKAMYNIYGKALRLAPTSASVMLTGESGTGKDVLARFIHQSSLRKHENFIHVNMATIPKPLFESELFGYTPGSFTGAARQGKEGLIQLADKGTIFLDEIGELPLDIQAKLLQVIQNKEVRAIGAVEPVPVDFRIICATNRNLKQMVDDHEFRLDLYYRLNAVELTLPPLRERPEDIPLLSTFFLNRYNEQNHTNKILSADAVRLMQKYSWPGNVRELQHLIESMVVLCQSDTITADQLPDELKDTTDLSSGDTRDKKEMTLKECVEQFEIQLIQKALNNTDSAAKAAKTLGIDASTLCKKRKRYGI